One genomic region from Biomphalaria glabrata chromosome 7, xgBioGlab47.1, whole genome shotgun sequence encodes:
- the LOC106061234 gene encoding myosin heavy chain, clone 203-like — protein MEKEIDDNAVNDPNQNQQSQRIPRELLHDQQQRLSHKHIKTLTFLQHVAKENKALKDRISFLEESLENYKSHHGDIGFVNNSNEELQIIKEAYLASTEEIKKLSSKHSNEIVRIQDEKSELERKLKEQILKMHHEIEALKAANNDLRDTVAEENQTETKQEVQEILKQNAMLENQNEELRNELESLREDLHIIQSKQGSEMTKLHDLKEENKLLKQNLQEIQQISKETEFRLDKALKELSDRSKTEEQETSMIEKLHEKVENLQLEYQQRLQFEAQMKQDFHELQSLKDDLMKCNAQLQTELENLLSEYGQLALDYNKLKKHFKQMEDQKSFKDFVLLKREVNILRDENDFLKLKTRPDVLMLKEEAPPHPPSIPKKKASLDGTRNRAKKCLAITSDINST, from the exons atggaaaaagaaatagaCGATAACGCCGTCAACGACCCGAACCAGAACCAACAAAGTCAGAGAATTCCCAGAGAGCTTTTACACGATCAACAGCAACGATTATCACACAAACACATCAAAACACTTACTTTTTTGCAACATGTTGCGAAAGAAAACAAAGCATTGAAAGACAGAATATCCTTTCTAGAG gaaaGCCTAGAAAATTATAAGAGTCACCATGGTGATATTGGGTTTGTCAACAATAGTAATGAGGAACTTCAGATTATTAAGGAAGCTTATTTGGCCAGCactgaagaaattaaaaaactttCTTCAAAACACAGTAATGAG ATAGTGAGAATTCAAGATGAAAAATCTGAATTGGAAAGAAAATTGAAAGAACAAATTCTTaag atGCACCATGAAATAGAAGCACTTAAAGCAGCCAACAATGATTTGAGGGACACTGTAGCTGAAGAAAATCAAACTGAGACGAAACAAGAAGTACAG GAAATTCTGAAACAAAATGCAATGTTAGAAAACCAGAATGAAGAACTAAGAAATGAACTAGAAAGTTTGAGAGAAGACCTTCACATTATTCAGTCCAAGCAGGGAAGTGAAATGACAAAACTACATGATTTGAAAGaggaaaataaattattgaaacaaaatttgCAAGAAATACAACAAATATCCAAGGAAACagaatttagacttgataaggcaTTAAAAGAACTTTCAGACAGGTCTAAAACTGAG gaaCAAGAGACAAGCATGATTGAAAAGCTCCATGAGAAAGTTGAAAACTTACAGCTGGAATATCAGCAGAGACTTCAGTTTGAAGCTCAGATGAAGCAAGACTTCCATGAGCTGCAAAGCCTGAAAGATGATTTAATGAAATGCAATGCTCAATTGCAGACTGAACTTGAGAACTTGCTAAGTGAATATGGTCAGCTGGCGCTGGATTACAACAAGCTCAAGAAACATTTCAAGCAGATGGAGGACCAAAAATCGTTTAAAGATTTTGTTCTATTAAAGCGTGAAGTGAATATTTTGAGAGATGAGAATGACTTTCTAAAATTAAAGACCAGACCAGATGTTCTCATGCTAAAGGAAGAAGCACCACCACATCCTCCATCTATACCAAAGAAAAAAGCTTCCCTTGATGGAACTAGAAACAGAGCCAAAAAATGTTTAGCGATCACATCTGATATTAAtagcacataa
- the LOC106061235 gene encoding 26S proteasome non-ATPase regulatory subunit 7-like, translating to MSPTDHHKISKVVVHPLVLLSVVDHFNRMGKVGNVKRVVGVLLGSNRQGILDVSNSFAVPFDEDDKDRSVWFLDHDYLENMYGMFKKVNARERIVGWYHTGPKLHPNDIAINELVRHYNPNSVLVVIDAKPKELGLPTEAYISVEEIHDDGTPTSKTFDHVPSEIGAEEAEEVGVEHLLRDIKDTTVGTLSQQITAQLMGLKGLHSHMNDIGNYLKSVADGHLPINHQIIYQLQDVFNLLPDVGVPELVHSLTVSTNDQMSVVYLASLVRSIMALHNLINNKVQNRDAEKNEGKEPIKEKKAEEKPGDSGDKKDGKDKKNIKDVKKSTNK from the exons atgtcTCCCACAGATCACCACAAGATTAGCAAGGTTGTTGTTCACCCTCTTGTATTGTTAAGTGTTGTGGATCATTTTAATCGTATGGGTAAAGTCGGGAATGTAAAAAGAGTTGTAGGAGTACTTCTTGGATCTAACCGGCAAGGAATTTTGGATGTCTCCAATAGTTTCGCAG TGCCCTTTGATGAAGATGATAAAGATAGATCTGTGTGGTTCCTTGATCATGATTATCTAGAAAACATGTATGGAATGTTTAAAAAAGTCAATG CTCGTGAAAGAATAGTAGGCTGGTATCACACTGGACCTAAGCTTCATCCTAATGACATTGCTATTAATGAATTAGTCCGGCACTATAATCCCAACTCT GTATTGGTGGTTATTGATGCCAAACCAAAAGAGCTTGGTCTCCCAACTGAGGCATACATTTCTGTTGAGGAAATTCATGAT GATGGAACTCCAACCAGTAAAACATTTGATCATGTTCCCAGTGAGATCGGTGCTGAAGAAGCAGAGGAGGTTGGAGTAGAACATTTATTGAG ggaTATCAAAGACACCACAGTAGGGACATTATCTCAACAAATCACAGCACagcttatggggcttaaagGTCTTCACTCTCATATGAATGATATAGGAAATTATTTGAAGAGTGTAGCTGATGGTCATCTTCCCATCAACCATCAAATTATTTATCAGCTACAG GATGTATTTAACCTTCTTCCTGATGTTGGAGTACCTGAACTGGTCCACTCCTTAACAGTTAGCACCAATGACCAGATGAGTGTAGTGTATTTGGCATCTCTTGTACGATCTATCATGGCACTACATAATcttattaataataaa GTTCAGAATAGAGATGCTGAGAAAAATGAAGGCAAAGAGCCAATCAAGGAAAAGAAGGCAGAGGAGAAGCCAGGAGACAGTGGAGACAAGAAAGATgggaaagacaagaagaacatcAAAGATGTCAAGAAGTcaaccaataaataa
- the LOC106061232 gene encoding uncharacterized protein LOC106061232, with protein MSATKNSFDFNSLIENVDRKCRENVGNYLKTVDTSLDEKAETIKAISWLDWVKPLNYIKVVHTDIPDFILPKNCSGELIDVKVFSKSGPDDKIYDTYKLVRDRVARGNCFLRITRGPHAGTRCILHALKKFTGGLGDDDDRDRGDNLTWKKYFVKSIDDAKKVIATRKANGEAAHLSCIQIDGQILLCAGSKNVHMLIRNRGDIALYRGDRYRIASEVSHAILDALDSMEPSRKEMLLQFLIATRFTAVFEILSPDHQHVENLSHLTKPVVQFITWTSTELEPMPDQMLCTVPPHIGIELARALGLTTIDYEVIDITEVFDRMRKIRQGYQYEGEVLYFLAEDGSVIGLLKKKTVWYILCRAIREKTRFSCAALLKSKSSFSKQKSISQVEKRLDEIQKWLLLSDQTIQKWKDLGTGFLVYCIQQIDSGNCQMEDIADRFPVVWKSYLEVHNYTDEITVQCDVDVIDGEASS; from the exons ATGTCCGCTACTAAAAATTCTTTCGATTTTAATTCTCTAATAGAAAATGTTGACAGAAAATGTCGCGAAAATGTGGGTAATTATCTAAAAACGGTTGATACAAGTTTAGACGAAAAGGCGGAAACAATAAAGGCAATAAG CTGGCTAGATTGGGTCAAACCTTTAAACTATATCAAGGTGGTGCACACTGACATTCCTGATTTCATATTACCTAAAAATTGCTCTGGTGAACTCATTGATGTTAAAGTTTTCTCTAAATCTGGACCAGATGATAAAATATATGATACTTACAAACTTGTACGAGACAGg GTAGCCAGAGGAAACTGCTTCTTACGTATTACTAGAGGTCCTCATGCTGGAACAAGATGCATATTGCATGCATTGAAGAAATTTACTGGAGGTCTTGGAGATGATGATGACAGAGATAGGGGAGATAATTTAActtggaaaaaatattttgtcaaa TCAATAGATGATGCAAAGAAAGTAATTGCCACACGAAAAGCTAATGGGGAGGCAGCCCATCTTAGCTGCATACAGATAGATGGACAAATTCTTCTTTGTGCAGGATCAAAGAATGTTCATATGCTTATCCGTAACAGAG GTGACATAGCCTTATACAGAGGGGATCGATACAGAATTGCATCTGAAGTTTCTCATGCTATTCTAGATGCCCTGGATAGTATGGAGCCatcaagaaaagaaat GCTGTTGCAGTTTTTAATAGCCACAAGATTTACTGCAGTTTTTGAAATTTTATCCCCTGATCACCAACATGTGGAAAACTTGAGTCACTTGACAAA GCCAGTTGTGCAGTTTATAACCTGGACTAGCACAGAGTTGGAACCTATGCCAGATCAAATGTTATGTACTGTTCCACCCCATATAGGTATAGAG TTGGCTAGAGCACTTGGTCTGACTACAATAGATTATGAGGTTATTGATATCACTGAAGTATTTGACAGAATGAgaaag atTAGGCAAGGATACCAGTATGAAGGAGAAGTGTTGTATTTTCTTGCAGAGGATGGTTCTGTCATTGGCTTGCTTAAAAAGAAAACTGTTTG GTACATCCTATGCAGAGCAATCAGAGAAAAAACTAGATTCTCTTGTGCAGctttattaaaaagtaaaagttcattttcaaaacaaaagtcTATCAGTCAG GTGGAGAAAAGGTTGGATGAGATACAGAAATGGTTGCTGCTTAGTGACCAAACCATACAAAAGTGGAAG GACCTAGGTACTGGCTTTCTAGTCTACTGCATTCAACAGATAGACAGTGGCAATTGCCAGATGGAGGATATAGCAGACAGATTTCCTGTTGTCTG gaAATCTTATTTAGAAGTTCATAATTACACAGATGAAATAACTGTTCAATGTGATGTTGATGTCATAGATGGGGAAGCTTCTAGTTAA
- the LOC106061231 gene encoding cilia- and flagella-associated protein 20, translated as MFKNTFQSGFLSILYSIGSKPLQIWDKKVRNGHIKRITDNDIQSLVLEIVGTNVSTTYITCPADPKKTLGIKLPFLVMIIKNLKKYFTFEVQVLDDKNVRRRFRASNYQSTTRVKPFICTMPMRLDDGWNQIQFNLSDFTRRAYGTNYIETLRVQIHANCRIRRVYFSDRLYSEDELPAEFKLYLPVQQKK; from the exons atgtttaagaACACTTTCCAAAGTGGATTTTTGTCTATACTGTACAGTATTGGCAGCAAACCACTACAGATTTGGGACAAAAAG GTACGAAATGGTCACATCAAGCGTATCACAGATAATGATATTCAGTCTCTTGTTTTAGAAATAGTTGGCACCAATGTCAG CACAACATATATCACTTGTCCAGCAGACCCCAAAAAGACTCTTGGTATTAAGCTGCCATTCTTAGTCATGATAATCAAAAACTTGAAGAAGTACTTCACATTTGAAGTCCag GTATTAGATGACAAAAATGTTAGGCGGAGGTTTCGTGCTAGCAATTATCAAAGCACAACAAGGGTAAAGCCTTTTATCTGCACCATGCCCATGAGGCTAGATGATGGCTGGAACCAAATTCAGTTCAATCTGTCTGACTTCACACGTAGGGCATATGGCACAAATTATATTGAGACTTTGAGAGTACAG ATCCATGCAAACTGCCGAATTCGTAGAGTGTACTTTTCTGACAGACTGTACTCAGAAGATGAATTACCAGCAGAGTTCAAGCTTTACCTTCCTGTAcagcaaaagaaataa